The genomic stretch CAGCCCATGCAGAAAATTGTCGCCCTGAACGGAATTGTCTACCGTCTCCTACCCAGGCTAAAACATATCCTGCGGTCATGATGCCTACTCCTGGGATAGTAAGGAGCCGTTTTCCTGCATCGCTAGCATCAATCAACTGCTTTAATTGATTCTCCATTCTTTGTACCTGTTCTTGAATGGTTCGATATTGCTCACAAACTTCATTTAGAACAAATCGTAAAGCCATAGGTATGTCGTAATCCAAGTCCGCGGCAATACTCGACAATCTATCAATAAAACCTCTCCCTCGCTTCACTGGAATACCAAACTCCAACAAAAAGGCATGCCCCCGATTAATACAGGCAGTACGTTCAACGACTAAACCATCACGAAGTTTCAACAACGCGGCAAGCGCTTGTTGTTCTTCGCTTCGGACATGTGCAAATCGCATGTTAGGCCGCTGACCAGCCTCACAGATCGCCTCAGCATCAACCCAGTCATTTTTGTTGGACTTTACAAAGGGCTTAACGAACTTCGCAGGAATCAACTTGCACGCATGCCCGTAGGATATTGCTTTTCGTGCCCAGTAATGGGCTCCACCACAGGCTTCCATATAAATATTGCATTTCGGGAGCTTGGATAAATAGATAGCGAACTGCTTATTAGAAAGCTGCTTACGTTCGACCAAATTGCCTTTAGCATCTTGGCCTGCTATGTGGCATCCGTGCTTGCCAAGGTCTACACCTAGTGTTTGAATATTCATGATGATTCGCCTCTTGGGTTTCGTCACCTTCAGCCTAGTTTAGGGTGGGAGGCGAGTCATCTTATTAG from Aestuariirhabdus haliotis encodes the following:
- a CDS encoding IS110 family RNA-guided transposase produces the protein MNIQTLGVDLGKHGCHIAGQDAKGNLVERKQLSNKQFAIYLSKLPKCNIYMEACGGAHYWARKAISYGHACKLIPAKFVKPFVKSNKNDWVDAEAICEAGQRPNMRFAHVRSEEQQALAALLKLRDGLVVERTACINRGHAFLLEFGIPVKRGRGFIDRLSSIAADLDYDIPMALRFVLNEVCEQYRTIQEQVQRMENQLKQLIDASDAGKRLLTIPGVGIMTAGYVLAWVGDGRQFRSGRQFSAWAGLVPRQYSTGGKTTLLGISKRGSNGLRKLLIHGARSSIQWKLEGGHAWSGWMKELLTRKPKPVAIVAMANKLARIIWAVLVGEQPYKVNIAR